The DNA segment GCAGAAATGGCTAAACTGCATCCAAAAGTGCTTTATCAGCCAAATCTGTCCTTAATGAGTGAGTTTTTGTTGCAAACACTGCGTCCTGGAGATTTAGCACTATTTCTGGGGGCTGGGAATTTAAATCAGGTGATTCCTGAAGTAATTAATACACTTTGTGAACCTGCTATAGCCACATCCTAGATGCGGTCAAAGAAGAGTATTTTCCCTGTAGCAACGATTCTATCGCTTGATACTATTACCGTTATTTTACGGTAACTAAATGTAAAAATTTCACAAATTTACGTAAAAATGAAAATATCCCAGGCAGCTGGAAATGTCTGCACCATTTTTGCTTCAACTACACAGAGGCAGGAAACCGAAGATTCGAGTCATAGTAAAATAATTTACTTAAAGGACACTGATTGTACTATTAAGTCACAAGCTTCCTTATCTGGATTTACTTCTTATAGAGTTGGGGGCGCTGCGGAATGGTACGTTGCTCCTCGGAATTTAGAAGCACTGCAAGCCAGTGTCGAGTATGCAAAAGAACATAATTTAACCGTAACAACACTAGGAGCAGGTTCTAACTTGTTAGTGAGCGATCGCGGTTTACCCGGTTTAGTCATTTCTACTCGTCATCTGCGCCATAGCTACTTTGATCCCCAAACAGGTCAATTAACCGTAGCAGCTGGAGAATCAATTCCCAGTCTGGCATGGGAAGCAGCAAAATTAGGTTGGCAAGGATTAGAGTGGGCTGTTGGTATTCCTGGAACCGTTGGGGGTGCTGTAGTCATGAATGCTGGGGCGCATAATAGCTGTATCGCAGATATGTTAGTCAGCGCCGAGGTACTTTCGTCGGATGGGACATTAGAGACTCTTACCCCGGCCCAGATAGGTTACAGTTATCGGTCTTCTTCACTGCAAAGTAGCGAATCTCCTACAGAGAGGCGTTCCCAACGCATTGTCACCCAAGCCAGAT comes from the Nodularia sp. NIES-3585 genome and includes:
- the murB gene encoding UDP-N-acetylmuramate dehydrogenase, which codes for MKISQAAGNVCTIFASTTQRQETEDSSHSKIIYLKDTDCTIKSQASLSGFTSYRVGGAAEWYVAPRNLEALQASVEYAKEHNLTVTTLGAGSNLLVSDRGLPGLVISTRHLRHSYFDPQTGQLTVAAGESIPSLAWEAAKLGWQGLEWAVGIPGTVGGAVVMNAGAHNSCIADMLVSAEVLSSDGTLETLTPAQIGYSYRSSSLQSSESPTERRSQRIVTQARFQLQPGTDPAIVLAVTKQHKQHRLTTQPYNFPSCGSVFRNPTPYAAGWLIEQTGLKGYQIGGAQVALLHANFIVNRGGAKASDIFSLIRHIQQQVKEHWSICLQPEVKMIGEFMAAG